From the Anser cygnoides isolate HZ-2024a breed goose chromosome 24, Taihu_goose_T2T_genome, whole genome shotgun sequence genome, one window contains:
- the C24H1orf94 gene encoding uncharacterized protein C1orf94 homolog, which translates to MLTGGFPAPPVKSEGPFPLGPFPRHIWIHDNTPQDSLDQACHKIWKRVQGLSEKLQPARCSEPSETLRRENGNSHHEDGLLDETEGLENIYRAVIGNREREMKLRALCDAQLSAKSTITNLLCSAKSHKDSKGLEDSSTTGGCSTGGSKTEAPCLQKHADTAKGPDNQATAEEPKAVNGFLQGSTFSSVKNSTPASAPPAAAESQAAAQKQQLPAFAKTCSKTDSSAVTKALQNPVTTATPDKKKKVKYSASTFTPRFSTTTTTTALNQLVWPSLTFPPLPVFPNSSSFPQFQGPYQQARFPYQQALHPPFGCYSRQVAPYNPQHIFRSTYPPLLNYIPVVQPDFPYQQRTLPKLPTNIQDPPTAGDGTPYPFSPSYRFSSTPGGAMSTNPNYSSSGNCVNF; encoded by the exons ATGCTCACTGGTGGGTTTCCAGCTCCACCAGTAAAATCGGAGGGGCCGTTCCCGCTGGGCCCTTTCCCCAGGCACATCTGGATCCACGACAACACCCCCCAGGACAGCCTGGACCAGGCCTGCCACAAGATCTGGAAACGCGTTCAAGGCCTCTCGGAGAAGCTGCAGCCCGCGCGCTGCTCAGAGCCGTCAGAGACCCTTCGAAGAGAGAACGGCAACTCCCACCACGA AGATGGGTTGCTAGATGAAACAGAGGGACTTGAAAATATATACAGAGCAGTGATTGGAAACAGAGAAAGGGAGATGAAGTTACGAGCTCTCTGCGATGCTCAGCTTTCTGCTAAATCCACCATCACCAACCTCCTGTGTTCAGCGAAGTCGCACAAGGACTCCAAGGGGCTGGAGGACAGCAGCACGACGGGCGGTTGCAGCACAGGGGGCAGCAAGACAGAGGCACCATGTCTGCAGAAGCACGCAGACACTGCCAAGGGCCCAGACAATCAGGCAACGGCTGAAGAACCCAAGGCAGTGAACGGCTTCCTACAGGGTAGCACGTTCAGCTCCGTGAAGAACAGCACACCTGCGTcagctccaccagcagcagcagaaagtcaagctgcagcacagaagcagcagctcccagcattTGCCAAGACCTGCTCCAAAACCGACTCCAGTGCAGTCACAAAGGCACTGCAGAATCCAG taacTACCGCAAcaccagacaaaaaaaaaaaggttaaatacAGTGCAAGTACTTTTACTCCACGCTTTTCTACTACTACAACGACCACGGCATTAAATCAGCTGGTGTGGCCAAGTCTGACCTTCCCTCCACTCCCTGTCTTTCCAAACTCCTCGAGCTTTCCACAGTTTCAG GGTCCGTATCAGCAAGCACGGTTCCCTTATCAGCAAGCTCTGCACCCTCCCTTTGGATGTTATTCGAGACAG gTAGCTCCATACAACCCACAGCACATTTTCCGGTCAACTTACCCTCCTCTGTTGAACTACATCCCCGTTGTTCAGCCGGATTTTCCATACCAGCAGAGGACCCTACCTAAACTACCCACCAACATCCAGGATCCACCGACAGCAGGCGATGGGACCCCGTAtccattttctccttcctacAG gtTTAGTTCTACACCCGGAGGAGCCATGAGCACTAACCCCAACTACTCTTCCAGTGGGAACTGTGTAAACTTTTAA